One Salvelinus fontinalis isolate EN_2023a chromosome 22, ASM2944872v1, whole genome shotgun sequence genomic window, ATACCtgttctagactattctgtgcttccaacttcgtgGGAACAGTTTGGGGTAGGCCctgtcctgtttcagcatgacaattcccccgtgcacgaagtgaggtccatacagaaatggtttgacgagatcggtgtggaacaacttgactggccagcacagagccctgacctcaacctcatcaaacacctttggggtgaattggaacgccaactgtgagccaggcctaatcgcccaacatcagtgcccgacctcactttTATACTGTTGTTGCTGAATGTAGTCACCGCagcatgttccaacatctagtggaaagccttccagaagagtggaggctgttatagcagcaaacggggaaccaattccatattaatgtccatgattttagaatgagatgttagaCGAGCAGGGTTCCACATACTTTGGGTCATGTATGTGTATTTATTACCGgagtacacaaaacattaagaacatgctctttccatgacagactgatgtcacttgttaaatccacttcaatcagtgtagatgaagggcaagacaaaagatttatgttccttttgaacgtggtatggtagtaggtgccaggttcaCCGGTTTGTGCCAAGAACTGCGACGTTGCTgggctgctgggtttttcacgctcaaccgtgtcctgtgtgtttcaagaatggtccaccactcagaggacatccagccaacttgacacaactgtgggatgcATTGGCGTCAACGTGGGTCAGCATCCCTGAGGAACACTTTCGACATCTTGTAttgtccatgccccaacgaattgaggctgatcTGAGGGCAAGTATTAACTCCTGAATGGCTCATGCTCTCCCTCCCCTTTTCCCAtattctctgttgtctctctcttcctccaggaGTTCAACACAGAGAAGCTGACCGCCTTCATCAACACTCTGAACGGGAAGGAGGGGATGGGCTCCCGCCTGGTGACTGTACCCCCAGGGCCCAGCCTGGCTGACGCCTTGCTCTCTTCCCCTATCCTGGCTGGAGAGGGAGGCTCCATGATGGGCCTAGGCGCTAGCGACTTTGACTTTGGCGTGGACCCCAGCGCTGACCCCGAGCTTGCTCTGGTAAGAAGGcaatagttaaaaaaaaaaaaaacattttggtactttagcagatgttcttatccagagtgacttagtcAAGTGAACCAGAGTTACCAGCTGTATTATTGTTTCCCTGGCCTCTAACTGTGCCCATCTACTCAGGCTCTGCGTGTATCCATGGAGGAGCAGAGACAGAGGCAGGAGGAGGAGGCTCGCCAGGTGGCTGTTGCTTCTGCAGCCAATGTCACCACAGTGTACGGTAAGGAGATGGAGGGTAGGGATAGATGTCTTTCTAGTGAGTAGGTTTTGTATCCCTTGActgatgtattttttttaaatgtctaacCATTCTAATTTCTAAAGTATGTAGGGTATAAAAGAAGAGAATACTGATGCTTGTACTGTATGATGGTTTAATTGACCAATTCGCTCGCTCTCAGAATCTGAGGAGGCCCTGCTAAAGATGTCGGTGACTCAGCCTGAGACTGGTGGAGCTGCAGTGCTGCCTGACTGCAGCAATATAACAGAGGAGGAGCAGATTGCATACGCCATGCAGATTTCCCTGGCCGGAGAAGGTGGGTTATAATCACCATCCACACTCATGCTTTCTGAATAGCACCCACTGACATACACACTTGTTAGCTGTGTGGGTGATTTTAAAAAGTGATTGTAggtccttttttatttttttactgtttttgATTCAAAGCTTGGGACCTACCAATGATCCAGACTGACGCActgcaaaccaaaacaaagggaCAGATGCGGCCACTTACCATTGCCAGATACATATCGATTTTCCATATGATATACATTCTATTTGATTTTgactctccctccactccctaccAACCCGTCCCCGTGATCAGAGTATGGAGATGTGATGGCTATGGACACAGGTGCCCCCATGGACACTGAGACTGCCGAGGTAGGTAACTCGCATGATCAATGAAATCAGGAACCTTACGATTTGTTGTTCAATACATTCATGTGTGGTATCGGTCTGCAAAAAATTCCCAGCTGCATTTTATGAAACGTGCTCTCTCTTGATTGTGTATGTTCTCTATCTCCCATCcaatcagaatcacctttatttgccaagtacATTTACAGGTACCAGGAATTTGACCTGATGAAATTATTCTGACAacaataaacagaatatacaATCAGTGCCCTTCATTAATAATGTGCCTTGTGGCTCTTCCTCAGGAGGACGATGACTATTATGTAATGCAGAGTACCTCCAGAGCGTTCTGGAGAACTTGCCAGGCGTCAACCctaacaattttttattttattttatttttatttcacctttatttaaccaggtaggctagttgagaacaagttctcatttgcaactgcgacctggccaagataaagcatagcagtgtgaacagacaacaacacagagttacacatggagtaaacaataaacaagtcaataacatggtagaaaaaaaagagaatctatatacaatgtgtgcaaaaggcataaggtaggcaataaatcgagtaattacaatttagcagattaacactggagtgataaatcatcagatgatcatgtgcaagaagagatactggtgtgcaaaagagcagaaaagtaaataaa contains:
- the LOC129819447 gene encoding 26S proteasome non-ATPase regulatory subunit 4-like, whose translation is MRFQLTQEFNTEKLTAFINTLNGKEGMGSRLVTVPPGPSLADALLSSPILAGEGGSMMGLGASDFDFGVDPSADPELALALRVSMEEQRQRQEEEARQVAVASAANVTTVYESEEALLKMSVTQPETGGAAVLPDCSNITEEEQIAYAMQISLAGEEYGDVMAMDTGAPMDTETAEVGNSHDQ